Proteins from one Elusimicrobiota bacterium genomic window:
- a CDS encoding LptF/LptG family permease: MNILTKYIYKESIKSFVIGMIVFTFVLVLNNLFQLMDLLINKGAGVLVVTQLITYLVMSLFTVTVPMSLLFSVLLTYGRMSEDREITALSSAGINTFRFTFQPLLLALVLSLMLSWLNLEVLPKIHSEFSRIYFTIAKKQPLMKFEEKALTKLGNYRIYINEIDNNANELRGVNIYKISPPAGNTQIIAKSGTANIAENAITFNLKDGILQATSSDDSEKLTQFAFDNYLITISLFEEQKNNAQAASTLREISSEDLLKEIKFAREHKTETARFETEYNLRWVIGFAALCLVLIGLPTGIITNRGGRTVGFALSLGIICAYYFILIGSISATERIPKLPIALVLWLPNICAFTVGLFLMIKLLKR; the protein is encoded by the coding sequence ATGAATATTTTGACGAAATATATTTATAAAGAATCAATAAAATCCTTCGTTATTGGAATGATTGTCTTTACTTTCGTGTTAGTGCTGAACAATCTGTTCCAACTTATGGATTTATTGATAAACAAGGGCGCAGGAGTATTGGTTGTTACACAGTTAATAACATACCTTGTCATGTCGCTTTTCACCGTCACGGTGCCGATGTCTCTGCTTTTTTCTGTACTGCTTACCTATGGAAGAATGTCAGAAGACCGTGAAATAACAGCCCTTAGTTCCGCGGGCATCAATACTTTCAGGTTTACTTTCCAGCCGTTACTGCTGGCTCTTGTTTTAAGCCTTATGCTTTCCTGGCTGAATCTTGAAGTGCTTCCGAAAATACATTCTGAATTTTCACGTATATATTTTACGATTGCGAAAAAACAACCCCTAATGAAATTTGAGGAAAAGGCCCTTACCAAACTGGGAAACTACCGTATTTATATCAATGAAATAGATAACAACGCTAATGAGCTCCGCGGCGTGAATATTTATAAAATATCACCCCCTGCTGGAAATACGCAGATAATTGCAAAATCAGGTACTGCGAACATCGCAGAAAACGCTATAACTTTCAATTTAAAAGACGGAATATTGCAGGCCACCTCTTCTGACGATTCAGAAAAACTCACTCAATTTGCTTTTGATAATTACCTCATAACTATTTCTTTGTTCGAAGAACAAAAAAATAATGCACAGGCAGCTTCGACCTTAAGAGAAATTTCCTCGGAAGACCTGTTGAAAGAAATTAAATTTGCCAGGGAGCATAAAACAGAAACAGCGCGATTTGAAACCGAATATAATTTAAGGTGGGTAATAGGTTTTGCCGCATTATGCCTGGTGCTTATCGGCTTGCCTACGGGCATAATAACAAATCGGGGCGGAAGAACCGTAGGGTTCGCCCTTAGCCTGGGAATAATCTGCGCATACTACTTTATTTTAATCGGTTCCATTTCCGCAACTGAAAGAATCCCGAAACTGCCTATCGCTCTTGTGCTTTGGCTGCCGAATATTTGCGCTTTTACAGTAGGATTATTTTTGATGATAAAATTATTAAAAAGATGA
- the gap gene encoding type I glyceraldehyde-3-phosphate dehydrogenase, translating into MAVKIGINGFGRIGRLVSRSLLERNSKNMELVAVNDLTDAKTNAHLLKYDSVHGQFNGKVEATGEDEISVNGKKIKIFKKTDPAELPWKDVGVDIVVESTGLFTIKKDGVNKKGKVVKGAENHITKGGAKKVIISAPAEGEDITIVLGVNEGKYDPKNHHVISNASCTTNCLGPIAKIIHENWKIEKGLMTTIHAYTNDQKIQDMAHSDLRRSRAAALSMIPTSTGAAKAIGLVMPELKGKLDGFSIRVPTPNVSVVDLTALLSKSTTDKEINEALKKASETTLKGILGYTEEPLVSIDFNHCPLSSFVDAKSTKVIEGNFIKVLAWYDNEWGYSNRVIDLIEYVISKGL; encoded by the coding sequence ATGGCAGTAAAAATCGGTATTAATGGTTTTGGAAGAATAGGCCGGCTGGTATCAAGAAGCTTACTGGAAAGAAACTCGAAGAATATGGAGCTGGTTGCGGTTAACGATTTAACGGATGCAAAAACAAATGCGCATCTCTTAAAGTACGATTCGGTTCACGGCCAGTTTAATGGCAAAGTAGAAGCTACGGGAGAAGATGAAATCTCAGTTAACGGCAAAAAAATAAAAATATTTAAGAAAACAGACCCGGCGGAATTACCCTGGAAAGATGTCGGGGTAGATATTGTAGTTGAATCAACCGGGCTTTTCACAATAAAAAAAGACGGTGTAAATAAAAAAGGTAAAGTGGTAAAGGGAGCAGAAAACCATATAACAAAAGGCGGAGCAAAAAAAGTAATTATATCAGCTCCGGCAGAAGGCGAAGATATTACAATAGTTCTCGGAGTAAATGAAGGCAAATATGACCCGAAGAACCACCATGTAATTTCAAATGCCAGCTGTACCACAAACTGCCTGGGCCCTATAGCGAAGATAATCCATGAAAACTGGAAAATTGAAAAAGGTTTAATGACAACCATTCACGCTTATACAAATGATCAGAAAATCCAGGATATGGCGCACTCAGATTTAAGGCGCTCAAGGGCAGCAGCCTTATCGATGATACCAACTTCTACCGGCGCGGCAAAAGCTATCGGATTGGTTATGCCTGAATTAAAAGGAAAACTTGACGGTTTTTCTATCCGTGTCCCTACGCCGAATGTTTCTGTTGTTGATCTGACAGCCCTGCTTTCAAAATCCACAACGGATAAAGAAATCAATGAAGCCTTAAAAAAAGCTTCTGAAACCACGCTTAAAGGGATTCTCGGCTACACCGAAGAACCTCTTGTTTCAATTGATTTCAACCATTGCCCGCTCAGTTCTTTTGTTGATGCAAAGAGCACAAAAGTGATTGAAGGCAATTTTATAAAAGTTTTAGCCTGGTATGACAATGAATGGGGTTATTCAAACAGAGTAATCGACCTTATTGAATACGTTATCTCAAAAGGGCTATAA
- a CDS encoding conjugal transfer protein TraF, whose product MFSKKIVLKTTMVFSLLVFSTGTLFCTPFIVAGPRALGLGGAYTAIAQTSLGAYWNPGALDLQEGFDLKFNFGAGAEITGNLLENANNIVKFSDQFSQLQSSQKNGSGLDIKQIGAISSAIKNLKGVGAAGNGTIINIAGGLGVRVGKYVLTVNNYSLIGIRPYTEIYGFYLGSGTFNVPTGSRLRSGILSHGDSSQNFEGINISTEFINSPDAQYTDETAQIKTQLDWLLLDLKKAGVEVPATLPDGTPFTTDMIANVLVNTAVNNGSTEQDLKDSIAIIEESKPILELVLGSADPRNSFSNNKSNLTIRGLSVTEIGLSAAWPLYFKDLYLGGTLKMMMGQTGFYRKLLFENTGGDNKVGLDDSVSDMSKNTKNSSQFGFDLGFFYDKKQDWRSSFGLTLKNINSPKFAMPEAALSYGEDTITLDPQIRAGAAFYPLNWILLSSDIDITNNTTLIPDYNSRYWSLGVEINLVNESYFNLPLRFGMMKNLASTKDTSAYTAGIGLNLGRFVIDLSGAMSTTMTKIDTDSSGIPSNVSGQLGLGLEF is encoded by the coding sequence ATGTTCTCAAAAAAAATTGTTTTAAAAACAACAATGGTTTTTTCGTTGTTGGTTTTTTCAACGGGAACTTTATTTTGTACTCCGTTTATCGTTGCAGGCCCCAGGGCTTTGGGCCTGGGCGGGGCTTATACAGCTATCGCCCAAACATCTTTGGGCGCCTACTGGAACCCGGGAGCCTTGGATTTACAGGAGGGGTTTGATTTGAAATTTAATTTTGGCGCCGGCGCGGAAATTACGGGGAATTTGTTGGAAAATGCAAATAATATTGTAAAATTCAGCGATCAGTTTTCACAATTACAGAGTTCCCAGAAAAACGGCAGCGGGCTGGATATTAAACAAATAGGCGCCATTTCTTCCGCAATAAAAAACCTTAAGGGCGTAGGCGCTGCGGGCAATGGAACGATTATAAATATTGCAGGAGGTTTAGGTGTAAGAGTAGGTAAATATGTGCTGACTGTGAATAATTACTCGTTAATCGGCATCAGGCCTTATACGGAAATTTATGGTTTTTACCTTGGTTCAGGCACGTTCAATGTGCCGACAGGTTCCAGATTAAGGTCAGGTATCTTGTCTCACGGAGACAGCAGCCAGAATTTTGAAGGTATCAACATCAGCACTGAATTCATTAATTCCCCGGATGCGCAATATACTGATGAAACAGCACAGATAAAGACACAGCTTGACTGGTTGTTGCTCGATTTGAAAAAAGCTGGTGTTGAAGTTCCAGCAACTTTGCCAGACGGTACTCCTTTTACAACAGATATGATTGCGAATGTTCTTGTAAACACAGCAGTCAATAACGGCTCCACCGAACAGGACTTGAAAGATTCAATAGCCATTATAGAAGAAAGCAAGCCTATCCTTGAACTTGTTTTAGGTTCGGCAGATCCCCGGAATTCTTTTTCCAATAATAAGTCAAACCTTACTATACGCGGTTTAAGTGTTACTGAAATTGGTTTAAGCGCAGCTTGGCCGCTATACTTTAAGGATTTATACTTGGGCGGTACATTAAAGATGATGATGGGCCAGACAGGATTTTATAGAAAACTTCTTTTTGAAAATACCGGCGGTGATAACAAAGTTGGCCTTGATGATTCTGTGTCGGATATGTCAAAAAATACAAAAAATTCATCCCAGTTTGGTTTTGACCTTGGTTTTTTCTATGATAAAAAGCAGGATTGGCGTTCATCTTTTGGTTTGACTCTAAAAAATATCAACAGCCCGAAATTCGCAATGCCTGAAGCTGCGCTTTCATACGGAGAGGACACAATTACCCTTGACCCTCAGATAAGAGCCGGTGCGGCTTTTTATCCTTTAAACTGGATTTTGCTTTCAAGCGATATTGATATTACAAATAATACAACGCTGATTCCGGATTATAACAGCAGGTATTGGTCCCTGGGAGTGGAAATTAATTTAGTAAATGAATCTTATTTCAATCTGCCCCTGCGTTTTGGTATGATGAAAAATCTTGCCTCAACCAAGGATACTTCAGCATATACTGCAGGAATAGGTTTAAATCTGGGCCGCTTTGTTATAGATTTGTCAGGGGCTATGAGTACTACAATGACAAAGATTGATACGGATTCTTCAGGAATCCCTTCAAACGTTTCCGGCCAGTTGGGCCTGGGGCTTGAATTTTGA
- a CDS encoding ComF family protein, whose amino-acid sequence MFKKITNFIFPITCSACGAYIQDGNKRICPECIKKIEFIETLFCQKCGLPLHSGGAHCYNCLHPEGKIYYEYNRGVCVFKGIIKDLIHSFKYSGKEYLNKTFGNMLVNYIQKYDDLLNVDMLVPVPLHWYKKFKRGYNQSELLANEVALYYRKPLVTREICRKKYTKPQAKLKRKDRLINVNDAFGLKQPGIFKGKTILVIDDVSTTGETINQCAKLLKSAGADKVFGLTLARDV is encoded by the coding sequence ATGTTTAAAAAAATAACAAACTTCATCTTTCCTATTACCTGTTCAGCTTGCGGCGCATATATCCAGGATGGCAATAAAAGAATCTGCCCGGAATGTATAAAAAAAATAGAATTCATTGAGACATTATTTTGCCAAAAATGCGGCCTGCCTTTGCATAGCGGCGGGGCTCATTGTTATAATTGCCTTCACCCCGAAGGCAAAATTTACTATGAATATAACCGCGGTGTGTGTGTTTTTAAAGGTATAATCAAGGATTTAATACATTCTTTCAAATACTCAGGAAAAGAGTATCTAAATAAAACCTTCGGCAATATGCTTGTAAACTATATTCAGAAGTACGACGACCTGCTAAATGTCGACATGCTAGTTCCTGTTCCTCTTCACTGGTATAAAAAGTTCAAAAGAGGTTATAATCAATCCGAACTTCTAGCAAATGAGGTTGCTCTGTATTACAGAAAGCCTCTGGTCACGAGAGAAATTTGCAGAAAGAAATATACAAAGCCCCAGGCAAAATTAAAAAGAAAAGATCGGCTGATTAATGTTAATGATGCTTTTGGTTTAAAACAACCCGGCATATTTAAAGGCAAAACAATTCTTGTTATTGATGATGTATCAACTACAGGTGAAACCATCAACCAGTGCGCTAAATTGTTAAAATCCGCCGGAGCAGATAAGGTTTTCGGCCTCACCCTCGCAAGAGATGTTTGA
- a CDS encoding autotransporter outer membrane beta-barrel domain-containing protein, with translation MLSILPIIAAVPVFSEISYIHPQSPSVAQPQVGQEEQVQIDTTSPSNIDDESFFQYTRDQWREMRKAIEEGRKPGEKAEKSTVVVIGPELPPPSTGGTIELPYETRLSIQGSKVIGMKYSFRKYDNNSLPANQDSGSFEMEQSLVVKISGQVGKKIKVNVNFDDTQPDVRDISVAYHGDPDEVVQEAVFGDIMLSLPGTEFVGYGRQAFGIKLTTKYKNLRTYFVGSQAKGTPVSKKFTGSTQMEKPVIQDTSYAKRKYYQLTFFSTETINNDGSEEIYIDDKNPNNDLVNGSKDLAFSSYTTRDVIMGSVGKFDRLLSAKGDYTIDYSKGIIIFRNSLQDNAVVIVNYKRTDGSHLVNTLPGSTNYILIKDDQNTSGITREIKSYYNLNRTQIVRDNDRGNFFLKIVKDSGEEPTLAEWKRDTGLDAIPKYSENIKIDFESGVFNIVDSSGNPWNVFPSPAYQGVGTHALYKFYIEYRFRTKQFDLNPPGSMIPQSEQIVMDGKTLQRDKDYIMDYDLGRFTFLNENMFNDNSVIDVNYEYALFGGLQVGETFVGIRNELSLTRNMFVGVSYLKNFPPRPQSIPDLKSVASDLEIKEIDSRIQNLRWGPLSLGFGGEYAQSLRNMNTYGKAMIDSMEGIKQAESPALAKDSWKYGWTVQDYPPDAVTLTNEDQLLRDIYGIDQVKDEKQSVLKVAYDLTRASECAVAQLLSATGIDFSKKTSMEMKLAGRQTAGAQFTDDDFITIEFGKFNEDVDHDKSFDTEDISTNNVLNDGEDIGWLFNAPDWPLKKDQLRVGANNGLIDSEDLDGDRIFNTNEAVDQDKKFVIKMNDFNNSWASIQRDIQKIDSNTWLYIKEIRITIHAPGKVGEIRIAKMDAVGNKWENLTPTGLVLKAVNNYDDKRYRDHALNQEGGPMLSEYESLYGKQTIRTFKQEQALEMNYEFSYSTAIPVISTGAFVAKLSLGAGEDFSVHQKLKFFVYGDNKGEILVLRANTDNDGNYFEYKRLVDWSGWKEITINQVDVNGDKIPEIWQAEQGVTAECSGKGFGVGSPNLAKVSYLQFLIVSSGTIGSTSYPPIPAQQPSYIWIDEIHMTDSISRQGDAYKIYANMGIDGWATFGGTYKYKDPNFETFDARAVGTQQSFEQSGNLNFTRLGFMPMNFSGGRTETRTTSIDKSADYVSILQKGRVITTNFTAGTRLNINRLPSLSYNYSVNTTSSSNEASKYFLTNTRESQDASLNYSIGKLTKFDPIDSFIPQSLALGGGRTINRDEPWLVMRDTGQNPVKLEYTERYNVSAPFQMFWNRFSLNPSYSHTNSYEERRIPNFPKYDKTAGQTIGLGTSLTVTDWFVPRANYSLSTNENFDFTGITDPDKISKTKSVQRNGSASVSADFGIGRIFPKFNPTKSLSLNSSYSIQDGDQYSRVGSTYPALNDIWIREPLKNGTLTSLTRSDTISSSGRWNLFEGLPLPGKLSPLSKTSTSVGYSEQKSFSFSGSKSRNRVLTWPDLTVSLYDMEKMFGGDKYISDTSLTLTNRYKQNNSYNVIDDTDVPQIENRNIDNAVSMHFNSKRYIKSLSLTFGDSRARDYSYIDKKFTRVSISFNYSVQPSFDALGMTLTPSYSYSENKAWAGDPDDLDPSESARIKKNPTSDLRTETASISFYKDASFPGGMFIPIIGKTLPLTNRFIFNASLSYSKTDSDINIGNSKTTTYGLTLSGNYTISDNLSSELGAGYNRFMNREVSDKNWTSYSINARLTISF, from the coding sequence GTGCTGTCAATTCTACCAATTATTGCCGCAGTACCGGTATTTTCTGAGATAAGCTATATCCATCCACAGAGCCCATCGGTAGCTCAACCTCAGGTTGGCCAGGAAGAGCAGGTACAAATAGACACAACTTCTCCTTCGAATATCGATGACGAGTCTTTTTTCCAGTATACCCGCGATCAATGGCGCGAGATGCGCAAGGCTATCGAAGAAGGCCGTAAACCGGGCGAAAAAGCTGAAAAATCGACAGTTGTTGTCATCGGGCCTGAACTGCCTCCGCCGTCTACAGGCGGTACCATTGAACTGCCCTATGAAACCAGGTTATCCATCCAGGGTTCGAAAGTCATCGGAATGAAATACTCTTTCAGGAAATACGACAACAATTCTTTGCCGGCAAACCAGGATTCCGGCAGTTTTGAAATGGAACAATCTCTCGTAGTAAAAATCAGCGGACAGGTAGGCAAAAAAATAAAAGTTAACGTCAATTTTGATGATACCCAGCCTGATGTGAGGGATATTTCGGTTGCTTATCACGGAGATCCTGATGAAGTTGTGCAGGAAGCGGTTTTCGGCGATATTATGCTTTCACTGCCGGGTACTGAATTCGTAGGATACGGCAGGCAGGCCTTCGGTATAAAATTGACCACAAAATATAAAAATTTAAGAACCTATTTTGTCGGCAGCCAGGCCAAAGGCACCCCGGTCAGCAAGAAATTTACAGGAAGCACCCAGATGGAAAAGCCCGTAATTCAGGATACTAGTTACGCCAAAAGAAAATATTACCAGTTAACTTTTTTTAGCACAGAAACCATTAACAATGACGGGAGCGAAGAAATTTACATAGATGATAAAAATCCAAATAATGACCTGGTTAATGGTTCTAAAGACCTGGCGTTTTCAAGTTACACCACCCGCGATGTAATTATGGGGAGCGTTGGAAAATTTGACCGCCTCCTTTCTGCAAAGGGGGATTATACCATCGATTATTCAAAAGGAATTATTATTTTCCGAAATTCGCTCCAGGACAATGCGGTTGTAATCGTAAATTACAAAAGAACGGACGGCAGCCATCTGGTAAATACCCTGCCGGGCTCAACGAATTACATTCTTATTAAAGACGATCAAAATACCTCTGGTATTACCAGAGAAATTAAATCTTACTATAACCTGAATAGGACGCAGATTGTACGGGATAACGACAGAGGAAATTTTTTCTTAAAAATTGTTAAGGATTCAGGGGAAGAACCTACACTTGCGGAATGGAAACGCGACACAGGACTGGATGCAATACCCAAGTACTCGGAGAATATAAAAATAGATTTTGAAAGCGGTGTTTTCAATATCGTTGACAGTTCAGGAAATCCCTGGAATGTTTTTCCGTCTCCCGCATACCAGGGTGTAGGTACTCATGCTCTCTATAAGTTTTATATTGAATACAGGTTCAGAACCAAACAATTTGATTTAAATCCGCCCGGTTCCATGATTCCTCAATCCGAACAGATTGTAATGGATGGCAAAACATTGCAAAGGGATAAAGACTATATAATGGATTATGACCTAGGCAGGTTTACCTTCCTGAACGAAAACATGTTTAATGACAACAGCGTTATAGATGTCAATTACGAGTATGCGCTGTTTGGCGGACTGCAGGTCGGCGAGACGTTCGTAGGTATCCGCAACGAGCTTTCCCTTACGCGGAATATGTTTGTGGGTGTAAGTTATTTGAAAAATTTTCCTCCCCGGCCTCAATCCATACCTGACCTGAAATCAGTAGCGAGTGACCTGGAAATAAAAGAAATTGATTCTAGAATTCAGAACTTAAGATGGGGCCCGCTCTCTTTGGGTTTTGGCGGCGAGTATGCGCAAAGTTTGCGTAATATGAATACTTACGGAAAAGCTATGATAGATTCCATGGAGGGAATAAAACAGGCCGAAAGCCCTGCCTTAGCCAAAGATTCCTGGAAATACGGTTGGACAGTGCAGGATTACCCGCCTGATGCGGTAACTTTAACCAATGAAGACCAATTATTGCGCGATATTTACGGGATCGATCAGGTCAAAGACGAGAAACAAAGCGTTTTGAAAGTAGCTTATGATTTAACCAGAGCTTCAGAATGCGCTGTGGCCCAATTGTTATCAGCCACCGGAATAGATTTTTCGAAAAAAACTTCTATGGAAATGAAATTGGCTGGCAGACAGACAGCCGGCGCGCAGTTTACTGATGATGACTTTATTACTATAGAATTCGGGAAATTCAATGAAGATGTTGATCATGACAAGTCATTCGATACTGAAGATATAAGCACTAACAATGTATTGAACGATGGGGAGGATATAGGATGGCTTTTCAATGCGCCTGACTGGCCGTTAAAAAAAGACCAATTGAGAGTTGGGGCAAATAACGGCCTTATTGATTCAGAGGATTTAGACGGTGATCGCATTTTCAACACTAATGAGGCGGTAGACCAGGATAAAAAATTCGTAATAAAAATGAATGATTTCAACAATTCCTGGGCCAGCATACAAAGGGATATTCAAAAAATTGATTCAAATACCTGGCTCTATATAAAAGAAATTAGAATAACCATCCACGCACCGGGAAAGGTTGGAGAAATCAGGATTGCAAAAATGGATGCAGTAGGCAATAAGTGGGAAAATTTGACCCCCACAGGGCTTGTTCTTAAAGCTGTTAATAATTACGATGATAAACGCTATCGCGACCATGCCCTCAACCAGGAAGGCGGGCCTATGCTGTCCGAATATGAAAGCTTGTACGGTAAACAAACTATCAGGACTTTCAAGCAGGAACAGGCTCTTGAAATGAACTACGAATTTTCCTACAGTACCGCAATTCCCGTGATATCGACAGGCGCTTTTGTCGCAAAGTTGAGTTTAGGAGCAGGAGAAGATTTTTCAGTTCACCAGAAATTGAAATTTTTCGTCTATGGCGATAATAAGGGCGAAATATTAGTTTTAAGAGCCAACACGGATAATGATGGAAACTATTTTGAGTATAAAAGACTCGTAGATTGGTCCGGTTGGAAAGAGATAACAATCAACCAGGTTGATGTTAACGGCGACAAAATTCCTGAAATCTGGCAGGCAGAACAGGGAGTAACCGCTGAATGTTCCGGTAAAGGGTTTGGAGTAGGATCTCCGAATCTTGCAAAGGTTAGTTATTTGCAGTTTTTAATTGTAAGTTCAGGTACTATTGGCAGTACTTCCTATCCGCCCATTCCAGCCCAACAGCCCAGCTATATCTGGATTGATGAAATTCACATGACAGATTCTATATCCAGGCAGGGTGATGCGTACAAAATTTATGCGAACATGGGAATAGACGGGTGGGCAACTTTTGGAGGAACATACAAATATAAAGACCCCAATTTTGAAACTTTTGACGCCCGGGCTGTAGGTACCCAGCAATCTTTTGAACAATCGGGAAACCTCAATTTTACCCGGCTGGGTTTTATGCCTATGAATTTTTCCGGAGGCAGGACAGAAACACGCACTACCAGCATAGACAAATCGGCAGATTATGTATCTATACTTCAAAAAGGAAGAGTAATCACAACCAATTTCACTGCAGGTACCAGGCTTAATATTAACCGGCTGCCAAGTTTGTCCTATAATTATTCAGTCAATACAACCAGTTCATCTAACGAAGCATCTAAGTACTTTTTAACTAACACAAGGGAATCGCAGGATGCAAGTTTAAATTATTCAATCGGTAAATTAACAAAGTTTGATCCCATCGACTCTTTTATACCTCAAAGCCTAGCTTTAGGCGGAGGCCGCACAATTAACAGGGACGAACCCTGGCTAGTTATGCGTGATACCGGGCAAAATCCGGTTAAGCTGGAATACACGGAAAGATATAATGTATCGGCACCTTTCCAGATGTTCTGGAACAGGTTTTCGCTCAACCCGTCCTATTCGCATACAAATTCCTATGAAGAAAGAAGGATCCCGAATTTTCCAAAATATGACAAAACAGCCGGTCAGACAATAGGTTTGGGGACTTCTTTAACAGTTACAGACTGGTTTGTTCCCCGGGCCAATTATTCTTTGTCTACAAATGAAAATTTTGATTTTACCGGTATTACCGACCCTGATAAAATATCAAAAACAAAATCCGTACAAAGAAACGGGTCTGCCAGTGTTTCTGCGGATTTTGGGATAGGGAGAATTTTTCCTAAATTTAACCCGACAAAATCTTTAAGTTTAAACTCCAGTTATTCAATCCAGGATGGAGATCAATACAGCCGGGTGGGCAGTACCTATCCTGCATTAAACGATATCTGGATAAGAGAGCCTCTTAAGAACGGGACTTTGACTTCATTGACAAGAAGCGACACAATAAGTTCCTCCGGCAGGTGGAATCTTTTTGAAGGCCTTCCTTTGCCGGGTAAATTATCGCCCTTGAGCAAGACTTCAACTTCTGTGGGCTATTCAGAACAAAAATCGTTTTCGTTTAGCGGGTCTAAATCACGGAACCGGGTCCTTACCTGGCCCGACCTTACAGTATCTCTTTACGATATGGAAAAAATGTTCGGCGGCGACAAATATATTTCCGACACAAGCCTGACCCTGACTAATAGGTATAAACAGAACAATTCTTATAATGTTATCGATGATACCGACGTACCGCAGATAGAAAACAGGAATATTGATAATGCTGTCAGCATGCATTTTAATTCAAAACGGTATATAAAATCACTTTCATTGACTTTTGGCGACTCAAGAGCCCGGGATTACAGTTACATTGATAAAAAATTTACCAGGGTTTCAATATCCTTCAATTATTCAGTTCAGCCCAGCTTTGACGCTTTAGGCATGACCCTTACGCCCAGTTATTCTTATTCTGAAAATAAGGCCTGGGCGGGCGACCCCGATGATCTTGATCCTTCAGAAAGCGCAAGAATCAAAAAAAATCCTACTAGTGATTTACGTACGGAAACAGCGAGCATAAGTTTTTATAAAGACGCATCATTTCCCGGCGGTATGTTTATACCCATCATAGGAAAAACACTGCCCTTAACAAACAGGTTTATTTTCAATGCCAGCCTTTCTTATTCAAAAACGGACTCGGATATAAATATCGGTAATTCAAAAACTACCACGTATGGGTTAACCCTCAGCGGTAATTACACTATTTCGGACAATCTGTCATCCGAACTTGGCGCCGGGTATAATCGTTTTATGAACAGGGAAGTAAGCGATAAAAACTGGACCTCATACAGTATAAACGCCAGGCTGACGATCTCCTTCTAA
- a CDS encoding LptF/LptG family permease: MNKKNILKKYILKEFLESFLFGLAFFCLIFLLSEFFFRLPDFISFKASFAFILKYMGALLPMWLKDSMPVAVLVGIVFSLNRLSHDNEITAIKSCGINLPSLFAPVFLAGLVLVLFGIVLNNELVPRGFAKTIQMREIGLYNKQAEGPALQHKGIVYHSLDGRNFSIDAFDPKTGIIYNVIIDKFNSKYSLIEQTFARQMIYNNGKWVLKYVTERKFTDGGRELLSEKKLAEKVLTIPEKPEDFIPAKTDIDLLTTYELKDEIMRLKNASQPAIKQTVAYQLRFSYPFSSLVVMFLGLPLALGLGGKYAKVRGVGYVLVISFFYWTLMSLGRVLGEARILPPVLGAWLCNIVFLLTGITLFTKISK, encoded by the coding sequence ATGAACAAAAAAAATATCTTAAAAAAATACATACTAAAAGAATTCCTGGAATCTTTCCTGTTCGGGCTGGCATTTTTTTGTTTAATCTTTCTTCTCTCTGAATTTTTCTTCCGCCTGCCTGACTTTATAAGTTTCAAGGCTTCGTTTGCCTTTATTCTAAAATATATGGGGGCTCTTCTGCCCATGTGGCTGAAGGATTCTATGCCTGTTGCCGTGCTGGTAGGCATTGTTTTTTCTTTAAACCGCTTGTCCCATGATAACGAAATTACCGCAATCAAGTCCTGTGGAATAAACCTGCCTTCTCTTTTTGCGCCCGTATTTTTGGCAGGGTTAGTGCTGGTTCTCTTTGGAATAGTCCTCAATAACGAACTTGTACCCAGGGGATTTGCTAAAACAATCCAGATGCGCGAAATCGGGCTTTACAATAAACAGGCCGAAGGCCCCGCGCTTCAACATAAAGGAATTGTTTACCATAGTTTAGACGGCAGGAACTTTTCCATTGATGCTTTTGACCCAAAAACCGGCATAATTTATAATGTCATAATAGATAAATTCAATTCTAAATATTCATTGATTGAACAAACTTTCGCCAGGCAGATGATTTACAACAACGGAAAATGGGTTTTAAAATATGTTACGGAACGCAAATTTACTGACGGCGGCAGGGAACTGCTCTCCGAAAAGAAACTGGCAGAAAAAGTACTTACTATACCTGAAAAACCGGAAGATTTTATCCCGGCAAAAACTGATATTGATTTATTGACCACTTATGAGCTTAAAGATGAAATAATGAGGCTGAAAAATGCGTCACAACCGGCTATTAAACAGACAGTAGCCTACCAATTAAGATTTTCATACCCGTTTTCAAGCCTGGTTGTTATGTTTTTAGGATTGCCTTTGGCCCTGGGATTAGGCGGGAAATATGCAAAAGTAAGAGGGGTTGGGTATGTACTTGTTATATCCTTCTTTTACTGGACGCTGATGTCTTTAGGAAGGGTTTTAGGCGAGGCCAGAATCCTGCCGCCTGTTCTTGGCGCGTGGTTGTGCAATATTGTATTCCTGCTGACCGGAATAACACTCTTCACCAAAATTTCGAAATAA